Proteins encoded within one genomic window of Haladaptatus sp. QDMS2:
- a CDS encoding DNA-directed DNA polymerase II small subunit: MPLESDARVVSELVSRGFNAEREAVTLIAGAADPAQTLERVLSQLPENALVVTAAHVRSTLDETDPSTSTADVTPETVAKTDTTPVETSPESFERTVDRALRSLQIANDMTGESTGTGRYEDFVAVFRDRYERLSSKLRSRVNHRTTRALKSMPGNSEAGIIGMVSDVRSTANGHWIIELEDTNGVFPCLVMKDRPLADLVDEILLDEVIAVDGTLSDDAGILFVESLYFPDIPRTHKPTTADRHVQAALISDVHVGSQEFMADAWSDFAHWLHTEEAEHVEYMCIAGDMVEGVGIYPNQDEELTIIDIYDQYEEFNEYLKEVPGDMDIVMIPGNHDAVRLAEPQPGFSDELRDIMSAHDAKIASNPSVVTLEGVSILMYHGVSLDEVIAELPADKASYEEPHKAMYQLLKKRHVAPQYGGHTRVAPEEKDYLVIDEVPDIFHTGHVHKLGYGMYHNVLALNSGCWQAQTDFQKSVNIDPDSGFAPIVDLDTLEMTIRSFS, encoded by the coding sequence GTGCCACTCGAGAGTGACGCCCGCGTCGTCAGCGAACTCGTCAGTCGTGGATTCAACGCAGAACGCGAGGCTGTCACCCTCATCGCTGGTGCAGCGGACCCCGCACAGACGCTCGAGCGCGTTCTCTCCCAATTGCCGGAGAACGCGCTCGTGGTCACCGCCGCCCACGTTCGGTCAACCCTCGACGAGACGGACCCCTCTACTTCAACTGCAGATGTCACACCAGAAACAGTGGCAAAGACTGATACAACTCCAGTAGAAACGTCCCCAGAATCGTTCGAACGGACGGTAGACCGAGCGCTCCGTTCGCTCCAGATTGCGAACGACATGACCGGTGAGAGTACCGGAACGGGCCGATACGAGGACTTCGTCGCGGTGTTTCGCGACCGGTACGAGCGACTCTCTTCGAAACTGCGTTCCCGCGTGAACCATCGCACGACGCGGGCGCTCAAATCGATGCCTGGAAACAGCGAGGCTGGTATCATCGGGATGGTCAGTGACGTTCGGTCGACGGCGAACGGCCACTGGATAATCGAACTCGAAGACACGAACGGTGTGTTCCCGTGTCTCGTGATGAAAGACCGGCCGCTTGCGGACCTCGTAGACGAGATTTTACTCGACGAGGTCATCGCTGTGGACGGGACGCTTTCGGACGACGCCGGTATCCTGTTCGTCGAGTCGCTCTACTTCCCGGACATCCCACGAACCCACAAACCGACGACCGCTGACCGTCACGTGCAGGCGGCGCTCATCAGCGACGTGCACGTCGGCAGCCAGGAGTTCATGGCCGACGCGTGGAGCGATTTTGCCCACTGGCTCCACACCGAGGAGGCGGAGCACGTGGAGTACATGTGCATCGCAGGCGACATGGTGGAGGGTGTCGGTATCTACCCGAACCAGGACGAGGAACTCACCATCATCGACATCTACGACCAGTACGAGGAGTTCAACGAGTACCTGAAAGAGGTGCCTGGCGACATGGACATCGTCATGATTCCAGGCAACCACGACGCGGTGCGCCTCGCAGAACCACAACCCGGCTTTTCGGACGAACTGCGCGACATCATGAGCGCACACGACGCGAAAATCGCCTCGAACCCTTCGGTCGTGACGCTCGAGGGCGTCTCCATTCTGATGTACCACGGCGTTTCACTCGACGAGGTCATCGCCGAACTCCCCGCCGACAAGGCCAGTTACGAAGAGCCACACAAGGCGATGTACCAGCTGCTCAAAAAGCGCCACGTCGCGCCCCAGTATGGCGGTCACACCCGTGTCGCACCCGAAGAGAAGGACTATCTCGTCATCGACGAGGTGCCGGACATTTTCCACACTGGGCACGTCCACAAACTCGGCTACGGGATGTACCACAACGTGCTGGCGCTCAACAGCGGGTGCTGGCAGGCTCAGACGGATTTCCAGAAGAGCGTGAACATCGACCCGGATTCGGGCTTCGCGCCCATCGTCGACCTCGACACGCTGGAGATGACGATTCGCTCGTTCAGCTAG
- a CDS encoding Cdc6/Cdc18 family protein: protein MEPDDTHTDGGTEETNAATEFDVDLDEVVLDEHGLEDPEEASQGLFDDLLSGEPIFENKEVLRPSYTPHKLPHRVEQINNMATILVAALRGETPSNILIYGKTGTGKTASAKFVSKELETTSQKYEVPCEVEYINCEVTDTQYRVLAQLANKFIEKNEQVIEDKLSRFESLRERATENPAALEETNFSTLEELDDRVETLEDDLASFEPVPMTGWPTDRVYSTFFEAVDYHERVVVIMLDEIDKLVEKSGDDTLYNLSRMNSELSNSRISIIGISNDLKFTDFLDPRVKSSLGEEEIVFPPYDANQLRDILQHRADVSFKPDSLSDDVIPLCAAFAAQEHGDARRALDLLRTAGELAERDQTDRVEEKHVRKAQDKIELDRVVEVVRTLPTQSKLVLFSTIMLEKNGVHNINTGEVYNIYKRLCGEIDADILTQRRVTDLISELDMLGIVNAVVVSKGRYGRTKEISLSVPIDETEAVLLSDSRLSEIGDVQPFVQARFDN from the coding sequence ATGGAACCTGACGACACCCACACGGATGGCGGAACCGAAGAGACGAACGCGGCGACAGAGTTCGACGTGGACTTAGACGAAGTCGTCCTCGACGAACACGGGCTCGAAGACCCCGAAGAAGCGTCGCAAGGTCTCTTCGACGACCTCCTGAGTGGCGAGCCCATCTTCGAGAACAAGGAGGTTCTTCGACCGTCCTACACTCCGCACAAGCTCCCCCACCGCGTCGAACAAATCAACAACATGGCGACGATTCTCGTCGCGGCACTCCGTGGCGAGACTCCCTCTAACATTCTCATCTACGGCAAGACGGGAACTGGAAAGACGGCGAGTGCAAAGTTCGTCTCCAAGGAACTCGAAACCACCTCACAGAAGTACGAGGTGCCCTGTGAGGTCGAGTACATCAACTGCGAGGTGACGGACACCCAGTATCGCGTGCTCGCCCAACTCGCGAACAAGTTCATCGAGAAAAACGAGCAGGTCATCGAAGACAAACTTTCCCGCTTCGAATCCCTTCGCGAGCGCGCAACAGAGAATCCCGCTGCACTCGAAGAGACGAACTTTTCGACGCTCGAGGAACTCGACGACCGAGTCGAAACCCTCGAAGACGACCTGGCGTCGTTCGAACCGGTCCCGATGACCGGATGGCCGACCGACCGGGTGTACAGCACCTTCTTCGAGGCCGTCGATTACCACGAGCGCGTGGTCGTCATCATGCTCGACGAAATCGACAAACTCGTCGAGAAATCCGGCGACGACACTCTCTACAATCTCTCGCGAATGAACTCCGAACTCTCTAACTCTCGCATCTCCATCATCGGCATCTCCAACGACCTCAAGTTCACCGACTTCCTCGATCCGCGGGTCAAATCGTCGCTCGGCGAGGAGGAAATCGTCTTCCCGCCGTACGACGCGAATCAACTTCGCGACATCCTCCAGCACCGCGCCGACGTCTCGTTTAAACCCGACTCGCTCTCTGACGACGTGATTCCGCTGTGTGCTGCCTTCGCCGCGCAAGAACACGGCGACGCCCGTCGCGCGCTCGACCTGCTCAGAACGGCGGGCGAACTCGCAGAGCGCGACCAGACCGACCGCGTCGAAGAGAAACACGTCCGTAAGGCCCAGGATAAAATCGAACTCGACCGCGTCGTCGAGGTCGTCCGCACCCTTCCAACCCAATCGAAACTGGTGCTCTTTTCGACCATCATGTTGGAGAAAAACGGCGTCCACAACATCAACACGGGCGAGGTGTACAACATCTACAAACGACTCTGTGGCGAAATCGACGCCGATATCCTCACCCAGCGTCGGGTCACCGACCTCATCAGCGAACTCGACATGCTCGGCATCGTGAACGCCGTCGTCGTCAGCAAGGGCCGCTACGGCCGGACGAAGGAAATCAGCCTCTCGGTCCCCATCGACGAAACCGAGGCCGTCCTCCTCTCGGATTCGCGACTCAGCGAAATCGGCGACGTTCAGCCGTTCGTTCAGGCCCGCTTCGATAACTGA
- a CDS encoding aspartate kinase, which produces MRVVAKFGGTSLGSGDRINRAADSIAAAVAAGHEIAVVASAMGSTTDDLLEEITFEADDADRAEIVSMGERTSVRMLKAALSARGVDAKFLEPGSEEWPIITDEHGEVDVEATKARAAELAKSMEGVVPVITGFLAQDHTGKVTTLGRGGSDTTAVMLGKYTGADQVVIVTDVEGVMTGDPRVVEGARNVSQITVDELRDLSFRGAEVVAPSALTYKDENLDVRVVHYQHGDLLSGGTSIEGQFENLIDLRETQLACITVAGRSIRNEPGILATLSQTLAEAEINIDAVASGMDSVTFYIATDRAAEAEKVLHQCVVDEELLSSVTVDDDIAVIRVTGGLMSQPGVVRDIISPLADAHISIHDVITSASSVGIFVDWDVREDALKAIQTNF; this is translated from the coding sequence ATGCGCGTAGTTGCGAAGTTCGGCGGTACCAGCCTCGGCAGCGGCGACCGAATCAATCGAGCGGCCGATTCGATCGCCGCGGCGGTCGCCGCGGGCCACGAAATCGCGGTCGTCGCGAGCGCGATGGGCTCGACCACCGACGACCTCCTCGAAGAGATTACCTTCGAGGCCGACGACGCAGACCGTGCAGAAATCGTGAGCATGGGCGAGCGGACGAGCGTCCGAATGTTGAAAGCCGCTCTCAGCGCCCGTGGCGTCGACGCGAAGTTCCTCGAACCGGGCAGCGAAGAGTGGCCAATCATCACCGACGAACACGGCGAGGTCGACGTCGAAGCGACGAAGGCCCGCGCCGCGGAGCTCGCGAAATCGATGGAGGGCGTCGTCCCGGTCATCACCGGCTTCCTCGCACAGGACCACACCGGCAAAGTCACCACCCTCGGACGCGGCGGCAGCGACACCACGGCGGTCATGCTCGGGAAGTACACCGGCGCAGACCAGGTCGTCATCGTTACCGACGTAGAGGGCGTCATGACCGGCGACCCACGCGTCGTCGAGGGCGCGCGCAACGTCTCCCAGATTACCGTCGACGAACTGCGCGACCTGTCGTTCCGCGGCGCAGAGGTCGTCGCCCCGAGCGCACTCACCTACAAGGACGAGAACCTCGACGTGCGCGTCGTCCACTACCAGCACGGCGACCTCCTGTCCGGTGGCACGAGTATCGAGGGTCAGTTCGAGAACCTCATCGACCTGCGGGAGACTCAACTGGCCTGCATTACGGTTGCGGGTCGGTCCATCCGAAACGAACCGGGGATTCTCGCGACGCTCTCTCAGACGCTCGCCGAGGCGGAAATCAACATCGACGCCGTCGCAAGCGGGATGGACTCGGTGACCTTCTACATCGCTACGGACCGCGCTGCGGAGGCAGAAAAGGTCCTCCACCAGTGCGTCGTCGATGAGGAACTGCTCTCCAGCGTGACAGTGGACGACGACATCGCCGTCATCCGCGTCACGGGCGGCCTGATGAGCCAACCCGGCGTCGTCCGGGACATCATTTCGCCGCTCGCGGACGCCCACATCTCGATTCACGACGTCATCACGAGCGCCTCGTCGGTCGGCATCTTCGTCGACTGGGACGTCCGCGAAGACGCGCTCAAAGCGATTCAGACCAACTTCTGA
- a CDS encoding IMP cyclohydrolase: MYVGRFIVIGPGIGAYRVSSRSFPNRHVVDREGTLTVAPTADAEPTDNPYVSYNCLRIAGDTAVVGNGSHVDPITEKIERGYPARDALVEALLTMDYEKDSYDTPRIAGTVGEESFIGIVRNDALIVTQVTEPTLVATYESDTPEAYDLNTKVATEAANAVYDADFEHAVCAAAVSRTADGFETAIRNGN, translated from the coding sequence ATGTACGTTGGACGGTTCATCGTCATTGGCCCCGGAATCGGGGCGTACCGCGTTTCTTCCCGCTCGTTTCCGAATCGACACGTCGTCGACCGCGAAGGAACCCTGACCGTCGCCCCGACGGCGGACGCAGAACCGACAGACAATCCCTACGTCTCGTACAACTGCCTGCGAATCGCGGGCGACACGGCCGTCGTCGGCAACGGCTCGCACGTCGACCCCATCACGGAGAAAATCGAACGGGGCTACCCCGCCCGTGACGCGCTCGTCGAGGCGCTGCTCACGATGGACTACGAAAAGGATAGCTACGACACCCCGCGCATCGCTGGCACGGTGGGCGAAGAGAGTTTCATCGGCATCGTCCGCAACGACGCTCTCATCGTGACGCAAGTCACGGAACCAACGCTCGTCGCCACCTACGAGAGCGACACACCCGAAGCCTACGACCTGAACACGAAAGTCGCCACCGAGGCGGCGAATGCGGTCTACGACGCCGACTTCGAACACGCGGTCTGTGCCGCCGCCGTCTCACGAACAGCAGACGGGTTCGAGACGGCGATCCGGAACGGGAATTAA
- a CDS encoding 2'-5' RNA ligase family protein: protein MSIIVGALLPDPYYERIESVWADIEAEFGANGIHNPFPHFTQYGVTEPATVPVVESALEAVVARHDPVTVRTDGIGIFPGNTFYIPVTQSRALAQLHEDVVDDVSRLGDAPSSYYEPGSWFPHVGLAIQIPDANTGDLASFLLDYDFSWEFDIETLAVMAWQPEDATFTLETTHSLSAG from the coding sequence ATGAGCATCATCGTCGGGGCGCTCCTCCCAGACCCGTACTACGAGCGCATCGAGTCCGTCTGGGCGGACATCGAAGCGGAGTTCGGGGCAAACGGAATCCACAATCCGTTTCCGCATTTTACCCAGTACGGGGTCACCGAACCCGCGACGGTCCCGGTCGTCGAGTCGGCCCTCGAAGCGGTGGTAGCTCGCCACGACCCGGTCACGGTTCGAACCGACGGTATCGGCATCTTCCCCGGTAACACGTTCTACATTCCCGTAACGCAGTCGAGAGCGCTCGCGCAGCTCCACGAAGACGTGGTCGATGACGTCTCGCGACTCGGCGATGCACCCTCATCGTACTACGAACCAGGAAGCTGGTTCCCGCACGTTGGCCTCGCCATCCAGATTCCCGACGCAAACACGGGCGACCTGGCGTCGTTTCTCCTCGACTACGACTTTTCGTGGGAATTCGATATCGAGACGCTTGCAGTCATGGCGTGGCAACCGGAGGATGCAACATTCACGCTCGAAACGACCCATTCGCTCAGCGCAGGCTGA
- a CDS encoding metallophosphoesterase: MQLGVISDVHGNLPALEAVFDAMSSVDALVCAGDVVGYNPWPGECVDLLHEHDVLTIRGNHDRAVVTGTADHFNGMAQAGVRYAERVLTEAQHEWLAALPVERTEFDGRVKLVHGHPDDPDRYTYPDVFSPSMLRGENLLVTGHTHVQGHRTFEEGVVLNPGSVGQPRDGDPRAAYAVVDLDSMAVTERRVSYDIDAVEKKVREVGLPEDIARRLRRGR; the protein is encoded by the coding sequence ATGCAACTCGGCGTCATCTCTGACGTCCACGGAAACCTCCCCGCACTGGAGGCCGTCTTCGACGCGATGTCCTCGGTAGACGCGCTCGTCTGCGCCGGGGACGTGGTCGGCTACAATCCGTGGCCCGGCGAGTGTGTAGACCTGCTTCACGAACACGACGTTCTGACGATTCGAGGCAACCACGACCGGGCCGTCGTGACCGGCACCGCCGACCACTTCAACGGGATGGCGCAGGCGGGCGTTCGCTACGCAGAACGCGTCCTGACCGAGGCACAGCACGAGTGGCTCGCCGCCCTGCCGGTCGAACGAACCGAGTTCGACGGACGGGTCAAACTCGTCCACGGGCATCCCGACGACCCGGACCGCTACACGTACCCCGACGTCTTCTCGCCGTCGATGCTCCGTGGCGAAAATTTGCTCGTGACGGGTCACACGCACGTCCAGGGCCACCGCACGTTCGAGGAGGGCGTCGTGTTGAACCCGGGGAGCGTCGGTCAACCCCGCGACGGCGACCCGCGAGCGGCCTACGCCGTCGTAGACCTCGATTCGATGGCGGTGACCGAACGACGCGTCAGCTACGACATCGACGCAGTCGAGAAGAAAGTTCGCGAGGTCGGCCTTCCCGAAGACATCGCCCGGCGACTCCGCCGCGGACGGTAA
- a CDS encoding tryptophanase has product MTAYKSKMVERIHLPSREVRDENLEAAGYNVFNLPSKDVYIDLLTDSGTGTMSAEQWAAMMLGDEAYAGSSSFENLKDAVSDVMGMEYVVPTHQGRGAENVLYGTLLEEGDVVPNNTHFDTTRAHIANAGAEAVDCPVSGAMEMQSDEPFKGNFDIEKGWDVVEEHGEDAIPVVVLTITNNSTAGQPVSMANIRAVSEFAAQIDATFVMDACRFAENAYFIQQREEDYEHHSIADIAREELSYADALVMSGKKDALVNIGGFVACRDADLFEHTRQRAILYEGFSTYGGLAGRDIEAMAQGLREAVTQEYVESRVGQVQELAGLLDDANLPVYLPAGGHAVYLDAEGFFPHIPLEEFPGQALVCELYREGGVRGVELGSFAFPGTNRPELVRLALPRRTYNREHLEHIAETVAGVYERRDSVSGLEIVSEPPMKELRHFSAELRPV; this is encoded by the coding sequence ATGACCGCGTACAAATCGAAGATGGTCGAGCGGATTCACCTGCCGTCTCGTGAGGTCCGAGACGAGAACTTGGAAGCTGCCGGCTACAACGTGTTCAACCTTCCCTCGAAGGACGTGTACATCGACCTGCTCACCGACTCCGGAACGGGGACGATGAGCGCAGAGCAATGGGCCGCGATGATGCTCGGCGACGAAGCCTACGCCGGCAGCAGCAGTTTCGAGAACCTCAAAGACGCCGTTTCCGACGTAATGGGCATGGAGTACGTCGTCCCCACCCATCAGGGCCGCGGTGCCGAGAACGTCCTCTACGGGACGCTGCTCGAGGAGGGCGACGTCGTGCCGAACAACACCCACTTCGACACCACTCGTGCGCACATCGCGAATGCGGGTGCTGAAGCCGTCGATTGCCCCGTCAGCGGCGCGATGGAGATGCAGTCTGACGAGCCCTTCAAGGGCAACTTCGATATCGAGAAGGGCTGGGACGTGGTCGAGGAACACGGCGAAGACGCCATCCCCGTCGTCGTCCTCACCATCACGAACAACTCCACCGCCGGCCAGCCGGTGAGTATGGCGAACATCCGCGCCGTGAGCGAGTTCGCCGCCCAAATCGACGCCACGTTCGTCATGGACGCTTGCCGGTTCGCCGAGAACGCCTACTTCATCCAGCAGCGAGAGGAAGACTACGAACACCACTCGATTGCCGACATCGCCCGTGAGGAACTCTCCTACGCCGACGCGCTCGTCATGAGCGGAAAGAAAGACGCCCTCGTCAACATCGGCGGCTTCGTCGCCTGCCGCGACGCCGACCTCTTCGAACACACCCGTCAGCGAGCCATCCTCTACGAGGGCTTTTCGACCTACGGCGGCCTCGCCGGACGCGACATCGAGGCGATGGCACAGGGACTTCGCGAGGCGGTGACCCAGGAGTACGTCGAATCGCGGGTCGGACAGGTCCAGGAACTCGCTGGGCTCCTCGACGACGCGAACCTCCCGGTGTACCTGCCGGCGGGCGGCCACGCCGTCTACCTCGACGCCGAGGGCTTCTTCCCACACATTCCCCTCGAAGAATTCCCCGGACAGGCACTCGTCTGCGAACTCTACCGCGAGGGTGGAGTTCGCGGCGTCGAACTCGGAAGCTTCGCCTTCCCCGGAACGAACCGGCCCGAACTCGTCCGACTGGCCCTCCCACGGCGGACGTACAACCGCGAGCATCTGGAACATATTGCGGAGACAGTCGCCGGCGTCTACGAGCGTCGTGACTCGGTGTCCGGCCTCGAAATCGTCTCGGAACCGCCGATGAAGGAACTGCGCCACTTCTCTGCGGAACTCAGACCGGTCTGA
- a CDS encoding S26 family signal peptidase, whose translation MSVPGDRPDDNPTGLVGWLKWLATTDHGAVAYARELLVSVGAVVLVGLLLFAVSGIWPPMVAVESGSMEPNMMTGDLVFVMEEHRFAAAENYQDTGVVTYAIGQQTEYTKFNNPGDVIVFQPNGNDRTTPIIHRAMFYVNESENWYDKANPDYMQGADNCQELAHCPAPNEGFVTKGDANSIYDQVGNQNPVKPAWVIGTAEFRIPILGNIRLWVSQTFTVLGGMVLFGRPRIAA comes from the coding sequence ATGAGTGTCCCGGGTGACCGGCCCGACGATAACCCGACGGGGCTAGTAGGGTGGTTGAAATGGCTCGCGACGACCGACCACGGTGCTGTCGCCTACGCACGTGAACTCCTCGTGAGCGTCGGGGCCGTCGTCCTCGTCGGCTTACTTCTGTTCGCCGTGAGCGGCATCTGGCCGCCGATGGTCGCCGTCGAAAGCGGCAGCATGGAGCCGAACATGATGACCGGCGACCTCGTCTTCGTCATGGAGGAACACCGGTTCGCGGCGGCAGAAAATTATCAGGACACCGGCGTCGTCACCTACGCAATCGGCCAGCAAACCGAGTACACGAAGTTCAACAATCCGGGTGACGTCATCGTGTTCCAACCGAATGGCAATGATCGAACGACCCCCATCATCCACCGGGCGATGTTCTACGTAAACGAGAGCGAAAACTGGTACGACAAGGCCAACCCCGACTACATGCAGGGGGCAGACAATTGCCAGGAACTCGCCCACTGTCCGGCCCCGAACGAGGGATTCGTAACCAAAGGTGACGCAAACAGCATCTACGACCAGGTCGGCAATCAGAACCCAGTCAAGCCAGCGTGGGTCATCGGAACCGCAGAGTTCCGCATTCCGATTCTCGGTAACATCAGACTATGGGTCTCTCAGACGTTCACTGTCCTCGGTGGCATGGTGCTGTTCGGCCGACCACGGATCGCCGCCTGA
- a CDS encoding RAD55 family ATPase, with translation MVDDSTGQEGPDVVRCDFCRHPIPEEPVLASDEAVDYQFCSLACRDALETSEFVFTEYHGFMWFDPGVSALEQSLPQGAPRNAFVLLSGPAGTRDRALQAELVWRTLRRGESAVIVTFQEPPGSLVQQFLTFDWNVLPYLERDQLHILDCFTYRLSTRERMYERLNEWNQHLYRVAQGATTTIRDPTDIDEVTNKLDNCLENHHIVDSGMVLIDSLTEFGALVQPVRAYDFVRTIRADVCKGRFVPVYAGATVVTEESLFPHDLEYVVDGVIDLRLTESLVPDTLLKQIRIRKMKGVLVIPEWHTYEYTSGLGMVTFDPEEEQRKSERREEETEQSAESAGSNDDTAAELPDDGTEM, from the coding sequence ATGGTGGATGATAGCACTGGACAAGAAGGGCCGGACGTGGTACGATGTGACTTCTGTCGGCACCCGATACCGGAGGAACCGGTTCTGGCCAGTGACGAGGCGGTAGACTACCAGTTCTGCTCGCTTGCGTGCCGAGACGCGCTCGAAACCAGCGAATTCGTCTTCACGGAGTACCACGGCTTCATGTGGTTCGACCCGGGCGTCTCGGCGCTCGAACAGAGCCTTCCGCAGGGAGCGCCACGGAACGCCTTCGTCCTCCTGAGTGGACCCGCCGGAACCCGCGACCGGGCGCTGCAAGCCGAACTCGTCTGGCGCACCCTCCGCCGGGGTGAATCGGCGGTCATCGTAACGTTTCAAGAGCCGCCCGGCTCGCTCGTCCAGCAGTTTCTCACCTTCGACTGGAACGTCCTCCCCTACTTAGAGCGCGACCAGTTGCACATCCTCGACTGTTTCACCTACCGCCTCTCGACGCGAGAGCGGATGTACGAGCGGCTGAACGAGTGGAACCAGCACCTCTACCGCGTCGCCCAGGGAGCGACGACGACGATTCGCGACCCGACGGACATCGACGAGGTGACGAATAAACTCGACAACTGCCTCGAGAACCACCACATCGTCGATTCGGGGATGGTGCTCATCGACTCGCTCACCGAGTTCGGGGCGCTCGTCCAGCCGGTGCGGGCCTACGACTTCGTCCGCACCATCAGGGCGGACGTGTGCAAAGGGCGGTTCGTTCCCGTCTACGCCGGCGCGACCGTCGTCACCGAAGAATCGCTCTTCCCCCACGACCTCGAATACGTCGTCGATGGGGTCATCGACCTCCGGCTCACCGAATCACTCGTTCCGGATACGCTGCTCAAACAGATTCGCATCCGCAAGATGAAGGGCGTCCTCGTCATCCCCGAGTGGCACACCTACGAGTACACCTCTGGCCTCGGAATGGTCACCTTCGACCCAGAAGAGGAGCAACGAAAGAGCGAGCGCCGTGAGGAAGAAACTGAACAATCGGCCGAATCGGCCGGTTCGAACGACGATACAGCAGCAGAACTTCCAGACGATGGGACGGAAATGTAA